The DNA window GCCGTGCCGCTACGTGGTGCTCATGGCGCGGGTCGGCCAGCGCAATCAGCACCGGGACATCGGCGAGCCGGATCATATGCCCTGCTGGTCGCGCAACCGCTCGATGAAGGCGGCGGTCACCACCGTGGTGTCGCCCGGGATGCGGCGGAGCAGCGGGACGCCGAAGCTATCGATCTCGAAGTGCCGGTCGTGGGCCGTGCGCGCGGTGGTCCGCGAGGGCGAAAGTTCCTTCTCAAGGGCCTCCACCACCACCTCGGCCAGCGTAACGCCCTGCTCGGAGGCGCGGCAGTGCGCCCTCTGATGCAGGGAAGTAGGAAGATCGATCAGGGTTTTCATCCCGCGGGATACGCGGCGGCGGGAGGCAATCCGATCATTTCGTTTTCTGGAAAGTGGCATTCATGTGTGCGCTTGGTGCTGGTGTGGTACGGGCAGTGCTGCGATTTGCAGCTTGTTCCGCCCTTCAAAGCCTGCTATGCCACGCCCCGCTCTGGAGGTGATTCCCTTCACGGCTTTTCCGATCCCCCCGGTGCCATGAAGATCTCGAATGCCTGCCGCAGAGCCTTGGCCGCGGTGAATCTGCTCATCCTGTCCGTGGCCCATGCCACGCAGGGCCCCGGGATCGGCGACCCGATCCCCGAGGTGAAGGCGACCGCCGTGCCCGAGCCCTCGCCGCTCTTCCTGCTGGCCGGTGCGATGGCCGTGCTCCTGCTGCTGATGCGAAAGGGCGGGCCGCGCTCCCGCTGAGGAGCGGCTGTCAGTCTTCGATGCCGGGGAACTTGTCCGGGTCGGGAAGATCGTCAGGGTTGGAGAGATCGTCCGGATACGGAAGCTCGTCCATCCCGCTGTCCCCGTCCTCTTCGGGGATCTCGATGGCCTTCGGTGCGGCTTCTTCCGGCTCGGCTTCCCCGCGGCTGCGCTTTGCCACCGAGAGCAAGATCTGGGTGAGGTCATCGGGCCACTCAAGGGACTCGACGCTCTTTTCCTCACCCCACTCGGGGCTCAGGATGATGAGGTCCTGGAATGCCTCGTCGGCACGCTCGGTGCGGCCGGTCTGCTCGGCGGCGCAGACGAGCATGGCCGTGGCGGTCTGTGTCTGGTCCTCGGTGAAGGGGATCTTGAAGCCGTGCTCCAGCATGATGCCGGCTTCCTCCGGGTGCGCCGTGGTGAGCAGCAGCCAGGCGGAGTCGTAGGCGAAGTCCACATCGGCGGCGAAGCGCGCCTTGCCGCGGTTCAGCAGCTCGATCGCCGCAACATCCTGCATGTCCTCCAACACGCACTGGGCGGCATAGAGGTAGTCATTCGGGACGATCTCACCGCGTTCGCTGTCGATGAGCAGCAGCCATCGGGCGTAGGCAGCGGTGAAATCCCCCTGCGCCATGAAGGAGCGGGCCTCGATCCGCAGGCAGTCCGGGTGCGATGCCCCGGCGAGCCGCGCGTGATCGACCATCCGGGTCACGAGGTCCGCCGAGCCCGCGTCGTCCGCCAGCGCGAGCGCGCAGGTCACCAGTGCATCGCGGACGCGCTTCACGCCGAAGTCGGCGGTGGTTTCCTTCTGAAGAAGCAATTCGCCGAGGACGGTGAGATCTTCCACGCTGGCGTCGGGCGCGGCATGGAGCGTCGCGGCCATCCGGTCGATCTCATCGAGGAAGGCATTGGTTTCCTCGTAGCCCATCAGGGACTCCCAGCCATGCCAATCGCTCCCGGACTCGAGCGCTCCGAAGTCCGGCACCTCCGGCCACATGGCGAAGACCTCCGCCTTTTTCCCTTCTGCCCAGTAGGTGCGGGCCGTGGCGTATTCGCGGACGGGCCCCGGCAGGTCCTTCGCCATGCCCAGTGCTGCTACCAGTGCGGCGGGGTCGTTTGCCCGCAGGGCTGCCTGCATCGCGGCGATCGCGGCGGGGCCCTCGCCCGCCACCGCGGTCATCGTGCGGGCCACCTTTTCCGCCAGCGGCTCATCGGAAGGCATGGCCACCCATGCCGCCCGCAGCCATGGCGAGCCGAGCGCCTCCAGCGAACGCTCCACTGCCACCGGGCAGGCGGATGCGAGGCGCGAAGCGATGAGGAAATGCGCCTGCTCCAGCGTCAGGGCGGCATCGTCCGGGATCTTCCCGGCGAGGAATTCCGCGGCCTTCGTCACCTCGCCGCGGAGGGCCAGCGCCTCGGCATGGGCGATGGCGTGTTCAGGGGTATTCTCCGCGTCCCAGGTGGCCAAGGTGGATGCCACGTGGCCATCCAGCAGCGCCACGGCGGCGGGCTGGCGACCGAGTTCATCGTCGATCAGCTTGATCCGCCAGTCGCTCTGCTCGCCCTCATCGAGGGCCTTGCGCAGCGCTGCCAGCGTGGCGGGATCGAGTTTTTCCAGCGCGGCGAAATCGATGCCCGGGAATTCCTCAGGATCGCTTTCCGTCACCAGCGTCTTGCCAGCCCGGGAAATCCGGAGGACCTGCCAGGCGGCGCGCTTGAGTTCGGTGGTGGCGGCCGGGTCCCCGGCCAGCCGGTGAAGGTGGCCGATCTCAGGATCATTCGGCAGCGGGTCCTCGTGATTTTCCTCGTGGCCCGCCGGGGTTTCGCCGCGCAGCCAGGTGAAGAAGGCATCGTCGGATCGAGCGATGAGACCGCGGACATAGCTGCGGAACCACGGGTGATCCGTGCCGAGATCGGCGGCCCAGCGGGCGATGCGCTGGCTTTCCCCCTTGCCCAGCGTCAACCGCTGCCACACCGGCTCCCACGTGGCCGGGGTGCTGGCGCGGGGAGGGTGCGCGGCCAGCTTGGCCAGCAGGTCCTTCGCCCCGGGCAGCAGGGATTCCGCGGCGGCGGCATCCATCGACTTCGCGAGTTCGTGGCGTTTCGCGGACGGCATCGAGGCGAGCGCGCGTGACCCATCGGCGAAGCGTGTGCCCGCGACGGTCTCGGAAAACGCGCGCAAGGTGGCGAGCTGCGAGGCATCCAGTCCCCCCAGCCGGGCGAGCGGCACGAAGGCCTCGACCGCGCCGGTGAGTGCGAGCCCGACCATCCCGTCCCTTTCAGTGAAGCCGTGGCTGACATTCGCGGAGGGCAGGGTGAAACCGCCCACGAGCTGCCTGCCGGATCGCAGGGACCAGGCGTGCAGCAGGGTTCCGCGGTGGTAGGCGAGCCAGTCGCGGCTCGCGTCGTAGGCCCACATCGCCGGTGAGGTTGCCTGATCCCAGCTCTCGTCACGGGCACCGGACGCTTGCGCGAGCGGCAGCGTCATGACAGGTGAGAAATCGCGCGCATCGAACACGCGCACGGAGTCCACCGTCGCGACCGCCAGCAGGTCCCGCCCGGCGATGTGGTGCAGCGCACGGGCATCGACGACAGGCAGCGTGGCCACGCGGCGGAAGCCACCCTTGTCCACGTCAGCGATGATGACTTCCATGGCCCCCATCGCCGCCACCCGGTGGCGGTCGCCGAGGAAGCTCACGCCGCGGATTTCCGAGACCGGCTCGAGATCGGAGAGGATTTCCCCCGTGGTCGTGTCGCACACCACCATGCCCGCGGCGGAGTAACCACCGGAGCCGGCGCTGAATCCGGCCTGCACGGTGAAGGCTCCATCGGAGGGCAGGGCGACATCGGTGGTATACATCCAGCCGGGGTGCCGCTGGAGCGCGGTGACGTGGTCGCCTTCCTTCGTCCTCAGCCGCCAGTCGCGGCCGCGTGATTGAATGCGGTAGGTCGCGTTTTCCCCGGCGGTCATCCAGCCGGATTCGCCCTCGTCCCCGGCCTGCTCCGTCGCGGGAGGGAGCTGGTGGCCGAGCGGGGCGAGCACTTCGTAGATCGTCAGCTCACCCGATGCGGAGCCCACGGCCAGGCGGCTGCCGGATGAAGCCACGGCCTCGATCTTCGACCCGGCACGCACCGGCATGCGGGCCGCGCCTGCGCCGGAGATTTCCAGCAGCGATCCCGTGGCCAGCAGCGGCGGGGTGATGCCATCGGAGGCGGCATACATCCCTTTCCAGAAAGGCGAGTCCCAGGAGGACCACGGAAAGCGCTCCGCAAGCGCGGCGGGTGCCGCCCAGCCATCCTCCGCGGTCACGTCGCGCAGATGGGTGTCGAATTTCCCGGTATCCTCGCGGAACTCGACGATCGCGTGGCTGGGCTTCGTGAATTCATCGCCCGGGATGGCCGCAAGCATGCGCTCGCCGTCCGGGCTGAAGATCGCGAAGTCGAACTCCGGCTCGATCTTCTCGTGCCGTGTCGGCGCGTCCGGACGGATGGGCATTTCCAGGAATGCCCCGTCCGCGGCGACGGCGCGCAGCCGGGTGCGGTCGAGCTGGGCGGCGATGGGTGCCGCGGATGATTTCGGAAGGGCTTCCGACTCCCGCACGGTCTGGCCGGTGGTGGCGTCGATGATGCGCCAGGTGAAATGCGAGTCCGCGCCCGGGCTGCCCGGATCCGGATCCGCGGGATAGGCGAACAAGGCCCCGTCCGGCGACCACGCGAAGCAGGTGGCCGGAACCGGATGCGCCTTCGTCACGGGCAGCCGCGCGATTACCTGCATCGTTTCCCCATCGCAGAGGAAAGTATCGTCGGCAGCCTTGTAGCCGCGCTGGATGAGCACGTGCTTCCCGACGGGCGAGGTGGACAGCGTCAACGTGATCTCGCCCCAGTGCGGGGCCAGCATCGAGGAGATCGCCGGCTTTGCGAGGTCCCAGCGCAGCGTGGTATTGAAGCCCTCGGCGCTGGAGCTGGTGTCGGTGGCGGCGAAGAGCGTGTCGCGGTCCGCGCCAAAGGAAAGCATGCGCACCGGCTGCGGGTGCTTCAGCGTGATCTCCGGGAAATTCCATGCCGTGTGGCGCAGCGTCTCTAGGAGCAGGGCCTGGGCGTCCAGATTCGCAGGATCGCTCTCCAGCGAGGCGAGCAGGTAGGGCAGCGCTTCATCCGGCGCACCTGCAGCGACGCGTGCGGCCCCGGAGTCGAAGTCTGCCGCGGCGAGCGAGCGGCGCGTCTCGGCGGCGGAGGCATTCGCCTTGTCCTCGGCCACTTCCGCCTGCCGCTGCTTGTTCCGCGCCACCACGCCCAGCGCTCCGGCACCCACCGCGAGCACGGCGAAGACGGCGGTGGCTCCTTGGAAAATCCGCAGCTTTCTCCGCGCCCGGAGGCGGGAGAGTCGCACGAGTTCATTCTCGTCATCGCCCAGGCGGAAGACCCCGCTGGTGGCGACGCGCTCGGCCTCGGCGAGGCGGCCTTCCGTCAGAAAGAACCGCGGCGAGCGATTGCCATCCGTCCACAGCCGCGTCGAGTCCTCCAGCCTGCGGCGGGCGAGCAGCAGGTCCCGGTGGTCCTCGATCCACTGCCTCAGCACCGGCCAGTGCGTGATCAGCGCCTCGTGGGCGAGCGTGACGGTGGCGGTATCGTGCTCGCTGCCGGTGACGAGCAGCTTCGCCTCGATGAAGGCGGTGAGGAAAGCCGGAGCCCCCGGGTGAACCTCGCGCAGGTCCGCCAGCTTCGCGCGGCGGCGGGTGGCGGGCCCTTCATGCGCGGCATCCAGCGTGACCAGCTCGCCGAAGATCTGCTTCGCCGCCTCGCGCCGCGTCTCGGAAGGTAGCGCATCGTAGGTCTCCTGCGCGCGCCTCGCGATCGCCCCGGCGAGCCCGCCGAGCTCCTCGTAGGCGGCCCAGGCCAGCACGTTCTCGCGGCGGCGCTGGTAGAGCTCTTCCAGCGTGAATTCCAGCAGCGGCAGCGCATCGTGGGCGTCCGCGGCGTCCTGGTAGATCTGCTCGGAGAGATCGCGCCCGGTTTCCGGATGCCGCTCGAATTGCAATCCGGCGGCGAGCGCCGGGTAGCGGATGATCTGGTGCAGCTCCGGCAGCTCCGGCGGGCTGAGGATGTAGCCGCCGCCGTGGCGCACGAGCTGGAAGAGATCCCGGTGCTCCGGCACGCGCGGGAAGAACTCGCTGCGCATCGTGGCCACCACCCACACGCGGCGGGACATCGCCAGCGCGGCCAGCACCTGGAAATACGCGTCGCGCATCTCCGCGGTCACGTCACCGGCGGTGAAGATTTCCTCGAGCTGGTCGATAAGGATGAGCAGGTGCGCCGGCTTGCCCGCACGCACGCGGTCCAGCCCGGCGACGATGGCGGCGATGGCGAAGACGAGGTCCTCCGGCTTGGCAAGCATGCGCGCCAGCCGCGCGGTGTCCCACACGGGCTCGGCGGACTTTGGCGAGTGGGCAGATGCGGGCTGGGGCTTGTGGCCCTTCCGCTTTTTCTTCGAATGCGTTAGAGCGGGGTCGGAGGCAGCTTTCCCGGAAGTATCGCGCAGCTTCCCGAGGTCCGGGATGGCCTCGACGATCGCGCGGGCGAGCGTCTCCAGCGGCGGCGAATCGCCCTCCACCGGCAGCAGGCAGGTGCCGCACCACTCGCCCACGTCCGGCAGGTAGCCATCGGCGGTCAGGCGCGGCGCGAGGCCCGCGCGCATCAGCGAGGACTTCCCGTAGCCGGAGCCGCCGTAGATGAGCAGGAAGGCGTGGCCCGCGGCGTGGTTTTCCTTCAGCTTTGCCAGTGCCTCGGCGATCGGGCGGTTCCGGCCGAAGAAGAGCGGCGCATCCTCGAAGTCAAAGGTGCCCAGCCCCTTGAAGGGCGAGCCCTCCAGCGGCAGCGGCCGCACGGCATCCTCCGCCAGCCCGCTCTGCAGGCGGATGTGGCGCAGCAGCAGCTTCTCCAGGTGCTGCTCGAAGAGCGCCATGAATTCGTCCGTGGTCTCATACGGCGAGAAGGCGCGGCGGATCGTCTTGTCCTTGTTGAAGAAGAAGCGCTCGCAAAAGGCATCCAGCTTCTTCTTCTGCTCCCGCTTCGCCCCCGCGTCGCCGCCCGGCGGCGGGTCGCTCATGCGGCGATAGACCAGGATGTCCGGCTTCGCCTTCGCGTCCTTGCCATCTTTCCCCGCCGCCGCGCGCTCCTCGTAGGCCTCGGTGGCCTCCTCCAGCTCCCACTCCGTGCCGGAGTCGAAGCGCGTGCCGTCCTTGCGGTTGAATTGCGATGGCAGCGGCGAGCCGAGCCGCGACCACAGGATGCAGACGAAGAGATCGCAGTCCGACGGGCGGATCAGCTCCTCATTGAAATGCGCCGTCGCCCGCAGCGGCTCCTTTTCCCACAGCACCGGCTCCAGCCGGATGAAGTTCCAATAGCGCGCCTGCAATCGCTCCACGATCCTCCCGACGGCCTGGCGTTCATCGCGAACGTCGCCGGGAGAGCTGACAAAGAGCGTGAGGGTTTGCATCCCGCGGACAGTTAAAACCGCCGCGGCCCGGAATTCTAACTGGTAAATTCGGGAAATAATTCCACTTCCCCTCCCTGGGAGCGCGGAGCCACTGGCCCGCAGAAGCACCGAGACACCCCGCTACCTCTTCCGGCCCGCATCGCCGTCAAAAGCTCTACCCGCCCGCCCCCGTCACTCCAACTCGTCCTCGATGAAGGCGAGGACGATATCGACCAGCTCGTCCATGCCTTCGAAGAGTTCTTCCTCGATGGTGGAGAGGTATTCCTCCTCCGTCTCGCTGTAGTCGTGGCGGTCTTCCGGGCGGGTCTCGCACCACTGGCTGGCCTTCATGGGATCGACCAGGGTGGTGGCGCCGATGAGCTCGAAGGAATCGATCACGCGGCGGTGATTCACCGCGCTCTGCCAAAACCCGTGGAGGCCGTCCTCGCTCTCCAGCACCGGCACGGTCTCGTACACGTCCATCAGGGCGCGCTCCTCGCGGCTGAGGGTGCGCCCGGCGGATTCACCCTCCAGGCGATCCACCAGCACCTCGACTTCATCCGGCCATTCGATCGGTTCGTGGGAAAGCATCGCGCGGGGCTTAGAACGGGGACGCGAGCTTTGCCAAGCGAAACGACGCATTGGCCGCCATCACCGCCAGGAGGGGACGGGGGGATGGTCACTTCCCGACGGGCCGGATCTCGAAGCGGTGCGGGCGGGGCTGGTTGTTCTTGAAGATATCGTCCTCGATCGCCCGGGCGGCGGCCTCGGCTGCCTTCACCCGCTCTTCCATGCCGGGCAGCTTCTTCTCCGCGTCGGCCAGGCGCTGCTTCTCCGCTTCGTCGGCAGGATTCTTTTCCACCTGGGACTGGAGGAATTTCACCTGCTGGAAATTGACCCACTCGTTGCGGAGCGTCTTCACCGGGCCCTCGTTGCGCTGCTTGTTCAGCTCGGCGACGTGCGCGGCCTGTTGATACTGCGGGGTCTTCGCCAGGTCATGCAGGGGCAGGCCGGTCTGGAGCTCCTCCCGGGTCGCGCGGGTGACTTCCGCGCCGTCGATGGACACGGTGTAGGTGCCGGCAGGGAGGCCGGATACGGTCAAGGTCTGCCTGCCGAATTCCCCGCCGAGGTCCGTCAGGCGGACCCCGGGCTGGGCGTCCGCCGGCAGCACCCAGGGCAGGGCGCGCTCCAGGGAGGTGAAGGAAAGCCCGTCCGCCGTTCCCTCCAGCCCGGTGATCTCCGCGGCCTCCGCGGTGGAGGTCCACTGCTCCTCCTGCAGGCTGAATTTCATCTCCGAGACGATCCGCGGGAGACCCAGGTCCCCGATCATCGCGGCGGCCATGACCACCTGGCCCGGCGCGTCCGGATGCACCGAATCCTTGATCAGGGTGAATGCCGGGTCCTTCCGGCGCTCGCGGAGCGTGGTCTCATTCAGCGGCCCCCACATGTCCACAAATCCCAGGCCCCGCTCGCTCGCGGTGTCCCGCAGCCACGCGCCGTAGTAGGCGAGCGTGGAATTGTAAAAGGTGACCGCCTTCGGCCCCATGAAGCCCCCCGGCGGCTGCATCCGCTTCGCGCGGGCGTCGAACATCGTCGGCGTCATCAGCACCGCCGTGGCGCCGCAGGCGTCGATCTTTTCCAGCAGCCGGTCCATCTCCGTGCTGTAGCCGGTGAAGACGTCATCCAGGTATTCCGCATAGCGGCCGTCATTCATCCCCAGCAGCACGGTCACGTACTTCGGCTGGTAGGCGGCCACGTCCCGGTCGAAGCGGTGGAGGGCGTCCCAGGCGCGGGAGCCGCCCACGCCCGCATTGTGCAGCCGCAGCCTCATCCGGGGGAAGCGGGTGTAGAAGTAGTCCTCCACGTACTGGGTGTAGAGGCACTGGTGGGTGATGCTGTCGCCCAGGAAGACGATGGTGTCCCCATCGTGCAGGTCCAGCTTCGCCAGGGGCGCGCGAGGCACGTAGGCGGGGGCGGGCTCCTCCGCGGCGGCGCTGCCGGCCAGCGCCAGCGAAAGGGAAAGGGCGGCGGTCCAGGCTTTCAAGGGATGGCTCATGGGAATCCCTTCAACGGTTCAAGGACGGGAAACCTTGCGAGCGCGTGCGAGCTGAGACAAGACACCGTGGTACCGGGGCTATAGAGTAATGGGTAACATCATTATGAAATTCATCATCGACATCACATGTTTATCAGATTTGACTCTCGAAAACCTCCTCTCCTGTGTATCTTGTAGCGAAGACTTTAGATGATCTCCTCCAACGAGTTTATCCTCGAATATTGAAGAGTCCTTCTCACAGCGGTGCTTCCCGTGGTGACAATCGGGAAATAAGAGGAGCGCTTCTTAAGCTTACAAATCCTCGAGCAAGGCTCAGCCGTAGTGAAACCCGAGGGAAAATTTTCAGTGGATTGGGTGAGCTTGTCTGGTATCTCTCCGGGAGTAATCGTCTCGATGATATAACCCCTTATGTTGAGGAGTATAAAAATAATTCAGATGACGGACTAACGATATTTGGCGCGTATGGCCCTAGGCTTTTGACGAAAAAGGCTGCGGGACGACGACGCCCGATAAATCAGCTAACTAATATAATTGAGCTTCTGGATAAATATCCCGGATCTAGAAGAGCAGTGATTCAGCTCTTTGATGCAGCAGATCTCCTGCCACCGAGAAAGAAGGAGATTCCTTGTACCTGTACGCTTCAGTTCATGGTGAGAGGTAACAAGCTCGATATGCACGCACACATGCGGTCTAACGATGCCTTTTGGGGGTTGCCTCACGATATATTTTGCTTTACGATGTTACAAGAGATTGTAGCAAGGTCTCTCGGCAAAGATCTTGGAAATTATATTCACTCGGTCGGAAGTCTCCATATTTATGAGAAATTTGAAGCTAGAGCCAAAGCCTATCTTCAAGAAGGTTGGCAATCGACAAGGGCGATGCCAGATATGCCCAAGGAGAATCCTTGGGATTCAATTTCAAAATTACTTCAAATTGAATCTCAGGCTCGCGGGATTGCAAGTGACGATCATGATCATAAAAGTCTACCTGACTACTGGGCTGACCTCGCTAGGTTAATTCAAATTTTTCATGTTAAGGATGATAGCGCTAAAGTTGCCTTGATTAAAGCTCGGATGTCAAATAGATTTTATTCTGCTTATATAAGCCGGCGCACCCCCGCAAACATGAAAAAAATCGTGTCCGATGTGTAGATTTAAGTTAACGGAAAGTAGGCATTTTCGCTTGACTTGGCCTAGATAAAAATTATGATTATTTGACCGGTCATTATTCATATCATGAAATCTCTCATTGAGCAGCTACTCGCCAGAATTTATTCAGAGGATCTCAAGAGGATCAGTGTAATGGATTGGGCTTGCCCTGTGCACACCTTTGGGGATCTAAATAATGCCTCTATCGCGACAGTTGGTCTTAATCCGAGTAATAGAGAATTCGTTGACGCTGCAGGGTCCGAGTTGGCGGGTTCTGTTAGACGATTTCCTACCTTGCAGTCTCTAAATCTCTCAAATTGGAAAGAAGCAAGCGATACAGACATCGCAAAAATCGAGGCGGCTTGCGTAAACTATTTTTCCTCAAATCCATATGATTTGTGGTTTAAGAAATTGAATGAATTAATTAGAGGGACAGGTCTATCTTATTATGAGTGGGATGGTGGTGGAGCTTGTCATCTCGACCTCTCACCCTACGCCACTGGCCGAAAATGGACCGCACTAACTCCGAAGGAAAAATCTTCGTTATTAGCTGTTTCGGGGGATTTTCTCGGAATAATCTTGCGTGACTCCAATGTGGAAGCGCTGGTGCTTAATGGTGTCTCCGTGGTAAAAAACTTCGAAATCCTGTCTGGAAAACCTCTAACAACTAGCTTGAGACCGGAATGGTCACTTCCTCGCGTAACTGGTAAGCCGGTGGATGGATACTCCTACACGGGAGTTATCGAGCATCTCGCAGGAATCGATTTAGGCAGGTCGATCAAAGTATATGGGTATAATCATAATATTCAGAGCAGCTATGGAATTACCAAATCTGTGATTAATTCAATTAGAACTTGGCTCGCCCTTTCAATCGACATTCAAGATCATGAAACCCAAAGATGCGACACTAGCAGGCGCGCTTTTGAACTCGTTGGATGAATTTGAGAAATCTCACCATTCTCTTCCTGGAATTTCCTCAAAGGTGGCGAGGTGGGCGTGGGTTGAGCAACTGGTTGAAAGTGTTAGGAGAGACCGTTACATCGCACAACTCGTAGGTAATCAGCAAAAGCCTATTGTCGCGGATCCAAATAGCATCGCTTTCGACCCTATCAAAGCGGGAATCTATTATAATCAACAAGGAGTCTTTGAAGAGGCCTGCTGGCTAATATTCTTATCAGTTCATTTTGGGAAAAATCGCCGAACTGGATGGCGATTGGTTCGTGATGTCTACGGGAGACTTGGGCAAGGAAATTGGTGGACATGGGATCGAATTACCAACTATTCAGAAGATTTCATTCAATGGCTCTCAGCTAATATGAATATATTAAAAGGCGCTGATGGAGTCCCTCGTTACTTCGGAAATCACCGCAAGTATCAGAGCCTTTCAGCTACAAGTCAGACAGGCACGGGAGCTTCAATACACAGCTATATTGAATGGGTTCAGAATGATGGAACTCATCGGGAGCTAATCGATAGATACATAGAAAAAAACGATGGCGATCCCCGGAAGGTGTTTTCAGCTTTGTATAAAGCGATGACCGTCAGTTCTTTCGGTCGAATGGCCAAATTTGACTACTTGGCTCAGATGGGACGCACCCAGCTATTTCCTATCGAGCCGAACTCTCCATATTTCGAGGGCGCTACGGGTCCGTTGAAAGCCGCGAAGCTTCTCTTGGCTGGCAATTCCGAAGCGAAAATTTCTTGGAAAGAAGCTGAAGATAAAATCATCGCTCTCGAATCCTACTTGGAAGTAGGAATGCAGGCGATGGAAGATTCGCTGTGCAACTGGCAAAAATCTCCAATGAAGTTTAAACCATTTCGAGGATAAGCTATTCCCATGAATATCTAACCTTAAGTCGATTCATGACATTCTGAGGAATAATTTTGGCGTGCTGAAGTTGACCAACTACAATTCCTGGTGAAATCTGCAATTTCTTCGCAAATTCTAGAACAAGAAAAGGGTCGGACCCCAGTTTCCGAAATTCACCTTTGAATTTTTCGGGTATTACAGTGTTGGCGGCGAAGGTATTCGCCTCACTCTCATATTGGGATTGCTCATCGATACCTTCGATGAAAACTCCCTTATTTCCGTGTAGTAATAAGTGCCCAAGTTCATGGAAAAAGGTGAACCAAAAATGGTCGTCGGATAGATACCTAAAGCTTAAGCACACTACCGCTTTTTCTGGCGAAAGAAAAAATGTAGCTCCGCTGGCCCTGCAGCCCTTTGGAGCGGGAATGATAGAAACCGCGACACCGCAGGAGGAACAAATCTTCTTTAGTGAAGATATGAATTTCGTGGGTGATTTAACGCGAGACAATTTTTTAAGGTCACTCATTTGAGCGACCAGAGCATCCGGGTCCCAGCTATTGCACTCTTCTTGAGAAGCCTCGACTTCGCTCTTTCTAAGCCAGACGGAGGTTGCTCCCACAGAGGCTGCAAATGTTGATGATGTCCTGAACGCTGCGCATTTGGAAAGATGTTGATACCGCTCCTTCCAGGCACTCGGGCTAGGCAGGCCGAAAAAATTGAGTAACTCATCAACCTGAGAGCCAGCAGAAGGCCTTCTTTTTAGCCATCCCCATGCGGTCATTTCACTTATGGGTAATTCTCTCAACCAAAGATCACACGCATCCTCATTACGAGCGTCAGCCAGACGATAGAGATGACCTCGATATTTCTTTTCTCGTTCCAGCCAGAATTGCTCGCTGGCCCC is part of the Luteolibacter flavescens genome and encodes:
- a CDS encoding type II toxin-antitoxin system HicB family antitoxin; the protein is MKTLIDLPTSLHQRAHCRASEQGVTLAEVVVEALEKELSPSRTTARTAHDRHFEIDSFGVPLLRRIPGDTTVVTAAFIERLRDQQGI
- a CDS encoding ImmA/IrrE family metallo-endopeptidase, yielding MTKSSYSPQWISHPGETIRDAIKERKISKSELAKNLNQSLAKTDDLLKGIAHITETTAKLLASFLGASEQFWLEREKKYRGHLYRLADARNEDACDLWLRELPISEMTAWGWLKRRPSAGSQVDELLNFFGLPSPSAWKERYQHLSKCAAFRTSSTFAASVGATSVWLRKSEVEASQEECNSWDPDALVAQMSDLKKLSRVKSPTKFISSLKKICSSCGVAVSIIPAPKGCRASGATFFLSPEKAVVCLSFRYLSDDHFWFTFFHELGHLLLHGNKGVFIEGIDEQSQYESEANTFAANTVIPEKFKGEFRKLGSDPFLVLEFAKKLQISPGIVVGQLQHAKIIPQNVMNRLKVRYSWE
- a CDS encoding PEP-CTERM sorting domain-containing protein (PEP-CTERM proteins occur, often in large numbers, in the proteomes of bacteria that also encode an exosortase, a predicted intramembrane cysteine proteinase. The presence of a PEP-CTERM domain at a protein's C-terminus predicts cleavage within the sorting domain, followed by covalent anchoring to some some component of the (usually Gram-negative) cell surface. Many PEP-CTERM proteins exhibit an unusual sequence composition that includes large numbers of potential glycosylation sites. Expression of one such protein has been shown restore the ability of a bacterium to form floc, a type of biofilm.) — protein: MKISNACRRALAAVNLLILSVAHATQGPGIGDPIPEVKATAVPEPSPLFLLAGAMAVLLLLMRKGGPRSR
- a CDS encoding SGNH/GDSL hydrolase family protein; amino-acid sequence: MSHPLKAWTAALSLSLALAGSAAAEEPAPAYVPRAPLAKLDLHDGDTIVFLGDSITHQCLYTQYVEDYFYTRFPRMRLRLHNAGVGGSRAWDALHRFDRDVAAYQPKYVTVLLGMNDGRYAEYLDDVFTGYSTEMDRLLEKIDACGATAVLMTPTMFDARAKRMQPPGGFMGPKAVTFYNSTLAYYGAWLRDTASERGLGFVDMWGPLNETTLRERRKDPAFTLIKDSVHPDAPGQVVMAAAMIGDLGLPRIVSEMKFSLQEEQWTSTAEAAEITGLEGTADGLSFTSLERALPWVLPADAQPGVRLTDLGGEFGRQTLTVSGLPAGTYTVSIDGAEVTRATREELQTGLPLHDLAKTPQYQQAAHVAELNKQRNEGPVKTLRNEWVNFQQVKFLQSQVEKNPADEAEKQRLADAEKKLPGMEERVKAAEAAARAIEDDIFKNNQPRPHRFEIRPVGK
- a CDS encoding thymidylate synthase, translated to MKSPSHSGASRGDNREIRGALLKLTNPRARLSRSETRGKIFSGLGELVWYLSGSNRLDDITPYVEEYKNNSDDGLTIFGAYGPRLLTKKAAGRRRPINQLTNIIELLDKYPGSRRAVIQLFDAADLLPPRKKEIPCTCTLQFMVRGNKLDMHAHMRSNDAFWGLPHDIFCFTMLQEIVARSLGKDLGNYIHSVGSLHIYEKFEARAKAYLQEGWQSTRAMPDMPKENPWDSISKLLQIESQARGIASDDHDHKSLPDYWADLARLIQIFHVKDDSAKVALIKARMSNRFYSAYISRRTPANMKKIVSDV